Proteins encoded by one window of Rhodamnia argentea isolate NSW1041297 chromosome 6, ASM2092103v1, whole genome shotgun sequence:
- the LOC115751679 gene encoding gibberellin receptor GID1C-like has translation MAGSNEVNLSESKMVVPLNMWVLISNFKLKYNLLRRPDGTFNRHLAEFLDRKVPANANPVDGIFSFDVIIDRATNLLCRIYRPAFTEEPQPSLSDLEKPVDAEFVPVIVFFHGGSFAHSSTNSAIYDTLCRRLVGICKAIVVSVNYRRAPENRCPCAYDDGWSALKWVSSRSWLQSKIDSKVHIFLAGDSSGGNIVHSVALRAAEAEIEVSGNILLNPMFSGEERTESEKKLDGKYFVGLRDRDWYWRAFLPEGENRDHPACNPFGPRGKSLEGIKFPKSLVVVAGLDLIQDWQLAYAKGLEKAGQKVKLLFLEQATIGFYLLPNNDHFYTVMDEISSFVNPDG, from the exons ATGGCTGGGAGCAATGAAGTCAATCTTAGTGAATCGAAG ATGGTTGTTCCTCTGAATATGTGGGTCCTAATTTCCAATTTCAAGTTGAAGTACAATCTTCTCCGTCGCCCTGATGGAACCTTTAACCGCCATCTAGCAGAGTTCCTTGATCGTAAGGTTCCAGCAAATGCGAACCCTGTTGATGGCATCTTCTCGTTTGATGTTATAATTGATCGCGCAACAAACCTCCTTTGCCGGATCTACCGCCCAGCCTTTACTGAGGAACCTCAGCCAAGTTTAAGCGATCTCGAGAAGCCTGTGGATGCTGAATTCGTTCCGGTCATTGTTTTTTTCCATGGAGGAAGTTTCGCACATTCATCTACTAACAGTGCCATATATGATACTTTATGCCGAAGATTAGTAGGCATTTGCAAGGCCATTGTAGTTTCTGTGAACTATCGCCGTGCACCCGAGAATCGATGTCCTTGTGCCTATGATGATGGGTGGTCGGCTCTTAAATGGGTGAGCTCCAGATCCTGGCTCCAAAGTAAAATTGATTCAAAGGTGCACATATTTTTGGCTGGTGATAGCTCTGGCGGAAACATAGTACACAGCGTTGCTCTAAGAGCTGCTGAAGCTGAAATAGAGGTATCGGGAAACATACTGCTCAATCCAATGTTTAGTGGAGAGGAGAGGACAGAGTCTGAGAAAAAATTAGATGGGAAATATTTTGTTGGCCTACGAGATCGAGACTGGTACTGGAGAGCCTTCTTGCCTGAAGGTGAAAATCGCGATCATCCTGCATGCAACCCATTTGGTCCCCGAGGAAAAAGTCTGGAAGGGATTAAGTTCCCTAAGAGTCTCGTTGTTGTGGCCGGTTTGGACTTAATCCAAGATTGGCAGTTAGCTTATGCTAAAGGGCTAGAGAAGGCTGGCCAGAAGGTGAAGCTATTGTTTTTGGAGCAGGCGACAATTGGATTCTACTTGCTGCCAAACAATGATCATTTCTACACAGTGATGGATGAAATTAGTAGCTTTGTGAACCCCGACGGCTGA
- the LOC115751676 gene encoding spindle pole body component 110-like, whose protein sequence is MAKKKVHHHHHSHEEAPHSDTHPGHHHPNPNPMDQDDSASSEKLESLKSLNAMLLKETYERRHQVDSLERAKNALESQLARFGGEKEALEAELGRAGRESVGLALEKGVICAFLETQMVEIGARVERLVKRRDAEVDGLRERVRVLVDSLEKERVVLSDVSGERDLAKAESAGLVEKANLLKESLSEMEKVRRNLEGSFERLKLQNEKLVREKEEGERAIEAVTRERDSAKNSLAQAGIEASELKGRVEELVRVNKGLEMGENGQLVEMNELEKEMAVLNEVVVSLRREEGKLRERVSELENKCDAAIEKEKEMVGRINGLSEENQEKGETIDKLREKNNSAERLLKVAEKKLEEKERLMEGIVRKKLEIEEANYCKQNEIAGLLREVGELKNEITRLEFSLRDQVDKNKALISELSSCREASDRVTLERDTVQKALDEEKQNALNLRSAASEMKSRVDETVEELMHIRSERENLVLQNKSVQSKFELSEKEKELLEKKVSDAQRTIEDLEAKISSAGIKLERTLAAVLKRTAAVVNPVQDETNGREEAFEEQKLEEDFQPLARELEAIKSAFLIKESLVEDLNWQMKLLQDSAAKAHKEKGFWTLLSSATTLLAAASVAYFARGR, encoded by the coding sequence ATGGCGAAGAAGAAGgtgcaccaccaccaccactcccACGAAGAAGCCCCTCACAGCGACACCCACCCGGGCCACCAccaccccaaccccaaccccatgGACCAAGATGACAGCGCTTCGTCGGAGAAGCTCGAGAGCCTCAAGTCCCTCAACGCCATGCTCCTCAAGGAGACCTACGAGCGGAGGCACCAGGTCGATTCCCTGGAGCGCGCCAAGAATGCTCTGGAGAGCCAGCTGGCTCGGTTCGGCGGCGAGAAGGAGGCGCTCGAGGCCGAGTTGGGTCGGGCGGGTCGGGAGAGCGTCGGGCTGGCGCTCGAGAAGGGCGTCATTTGCGCTTTCTTGGAGACCCAGATGGTTGAAATCGGTGCTCGGGTGGAGAGGTTGGTGAAGCGGAGGGACGCGGAGGTGGACGGGTTGAGGGAGAGAGTGCGCGTGCTCGTCGATAGCCTCGAGAAGGAGAGAGTGGTTCTGAGCGACGTGAGCGGGGAGAGGGATTTGGCGAAGGCGGAGAGCGCGGGTTTGGTTGAGAAGGCGAACCTGTTGAAGGAGAGCCTGAGTGAGATGGAGAAAGTGAGGAGGAATCTGGAAGGGAGTTTCGAGAGGTTGAAGTTGCAGAATGAGAAGTTGGTCAGGGAGAAAGAGGAAGGGGAGAGAGCAATTGAGGCGGTGACGAGGGAAAGAGATTCCGCCAAAAATAGTTTAGCCCAGGCTGGGATTGAGGCCAGTGAACTGAAGGGTAGAGTTGAGGAACTCGTGAGGGTCAATAAGGGTTTGGAGATGGGAGAAAATGGGCAGCTAGTGGAGATGAATGAATTGGAGAAGGAAATGGCTGTCTTGAATGAGGTTGTGGTGAGTTTGAGAAGAGAGGAGGGGAAACTGAGAGAAAGGGTCTCCGAATTGGAGAACAAATGCGATGCGGcgattgaaaaggaaaaggagatggTTGGGCGGATTAATGGTTTGAGTGAGGAAAACCAGGAGAAGGGAGAGACAATCGATAAGCTGAGAGAAAAGAACAATTCAGCAGAGAGGCTGTTGAAGGTGGCTGAGAAAAAATTGGAGGAGAAGGAGCGGCTTATGGAGGGGATAGTTCGGAAGAAACTCGAGATTGAAGAGGCGAATTATTGTAAGCAGAATGAGATTGCAGGGTTGCTCAGAGAGGTCGGTGAACTGAAGAATGAGATTACTCGATTAGAATTTTCTTTACGAGATCAAGTGGACAAGAACAAGGCTTTGATATCTGAACTTAGCTCTTGTAGAGAAGCTAGCGATCGAGTCACTCTAGAGAGGGACACTGTCCAGAAGGCTCTGGATGAGGAGAAACAGAATGCCTTGAATTTGAGGTCTGCGGCTTCTGAAATGAAGAGCAGAGTAGATGAAACCGTGGAGGAGTTGATGCACAtaaggagtgagagagagaacttGGTTTTGCAGAACAAGAGCGTCCAAAGCAAATTCGAGTtgtctgaaaaagaaaaggaattgcTTGAGAAGAAGGTCTCAGATGCACAGCGAACTATTGAAGACTTGGAGGCGAAAATCTCATCTGCTGGTATCAAGTTGGAGCGAACATTGGCTGCCGTCTTGAAGAGAACTGCAGCTGTAGTGAATCCTGTACAGGACGAGACTAATGGTAGAGAGGAGGCATTCGAAGAACAGAAGCTCGAGGAAGATTTTCAACCATTGGCCAGGGAATTAGAAGCCATCAAGAGTGCTTTCCTGATCAAAGAGTCCCTGGTGGAAGATCTAAACTGGCAGATGAAGTTGCTGCAAGACTCTGCAGCCAAGGCACATAAGGAAAAGGGCTTTTGGACTTTGCTTTCCTCGGCAACCACATTGCTCGCCGCAGCATCAGTCGCGTACTTTGCCAGGGGACGATGA